The Lactuca sativa cultivar Salinas chromosome 2, Lsat_Salinas_v11, whole genome shotgun sequence genome includes the window CTTCGCTGACTCATTTTTTGCTGCATACCCAAACTTGGACGTGTTGTACTTCCTATAAACACCAGTCAATCTCCCAACTCCTGCCTTTTGATGATACCCCACAATCATTCTTGAACATTCCCTAAATACAAGTCAAACCAAATCCAATAttagaaagtcaaactcattacATAAATCTTTACAAAGTTTCAATATTCAATCAATCGCTTACAGAAGTTGATCTTCAGTGTAGTTCGTATGCCATTGGCATGTCTTGGACCACTGATTCACCCCATAAAGACTGCATTGAGCTGTGTAGATCGAAGCTGCAGCCATGAACGATGGTGGGAATTTAAGCATCTCGTATTCCACAAGACAAAGCTCAATCAAGAAAAACGACAATTGCTCAAGTTTTGAATCCGATTGAGCTGCCTTCAAGAATCTTTTCATGAACACATACGCTGTTGGCACCGACATGTTGAATTCTAACGTGTTCAACATTAACTTTTCCTGTCGCCAAAAGGGGAAGAAAACCATTAGTTTTAATGACACAACAATCAATAAATAAGATCAAGATGGATGAAAAAATGTTGACTTTTTAGTACCGTTTCAAGAATTTGACTTCTTGAGTAAGCTTTATCCGATATGAAAACCAAATCGTCAATAACAGGGACTGAAACTTCTTCGTATTTACAAGCCAAAAGCATGGCGACCAAACCAACTAATTGCAAATTCTTTCTAATAACAGATTGTTTAGCTAAAAATCGGTCAATGAGGTTGACTGTCAAGAACAATGTCTCATGTTGAAGGTCAAACTTGTGGTGTACCTGTTTGATTTTTGTTGAATTCAGTTAGAGAAATAGAAAATCGTTGATGGGTATCGGGGAGTTAATCGACTAATCaagttcaaaattcaaaattttgaaaatttaaaagttaccTCAACGAGCCAATCAATTAGTATAGCTCTCATCTTCTCGTTTATGTCAAATTGTTGTGTCATATAGTCTGGTGACACCAAGCTACAATTCTGCAAACAACATGAATTAGTTAGTTacatttgattttgtttcaaagATCAATTCAAAGAGAGTGATGATTTCCATTTTTAGTATCAGAAAGTCGAGTAATGAGTAATGAGCATGGTTTTTATACCTCCATCCTTCTATAATGAGCATAAAGATCTTCAACATATTCGACAACAGCAAGCTCATTTTCATTATCACAAATGTCAATATCGACTACTGATTCCTCGAAAATATCCTCCATTTCAACCTCCTCCTACCATATTTCGCAAAAGTCAAACTAATGCCCTcaaaagaattttgagttaaACACAATGATAGAATTAAAACAAATACCatatgatgatctctttgatacGACGTTGTTTCTGATGTTTCCAAGAACATTGGCACAGGTTGATCTTCCCATACACCAAAGTCGTCATTTGAGGGATTTGACTTAATCTCCTGGTAAATTGATTGAATTAAGAGTCAAAATCTTTAACTAAGTAGTGAAACGTCAACATGGTTTGTAGAATTTAGAATGAGATGAATTGTACCTCAGGGAAACACTGTTTCTTGTTGGCAATATTTGCAGCAAGTTTccttattttagaaaaaaaaatcagatcAAATTGTTAGTCCATAATGTAAAAAGATCATAAACATTATTCCGAATTAAAATCCAATTTTGACTTAAAGAGTCAATTTGAATGATTTATCAAACCAAGTTTCTTAGATAATCTTTTTAGTAAATATAATCTAGCTTTTAATAAAATTCTCATTACTGGAAAACGTTTTTAGGCCAGAAACTAAAAAGATCGAagtaaacttttaatttgaagtTAATAGGATTGaatgcgaaactcaacttgaATGTCTTACACTatcaatgaataaataaataaataaatataaaatataataaacataCTGCGATGAAGCTCTCTTGTTAGCAACACAAGGATGAGGTTGAGCTCCTCCTCGACATCCGCCGCCGGCGACGCCGGCACCACCCAAATTCTGATTAATCACACCCAATACTCTCCGGTTATGTACAACTTCCGTACCGAACTTTCCGCCACCCATAACGTCTTTTTTACCTATATACCCCCAAGAAACATAATGGAAATAAAAATCAAACAAGAACCCAGATATTGTAAACAAGCTCGGATTTAAATACTCAGATTCGTATTCAAATCTGCAGATTTCAAGATTCAAACATTGAAGTAATGAAGGTGCCGCAAAATATGGATCTAACTTAAGTCAATGGCGCTAAAAGATACCTTGCTTATTTGCGGGTTTCATCAAAGCTGGATTGTTCTCAACAGAATTAATCTCCATTGATGAAGAATCAAAAACCCAACTTTGAAAATCTCTGTGATGAAATATCTTGAATATCAAGAAACCCACAAATCAAAATCTACGAATGCAAGCAAACCAATCGCATTTAGTTCAGAAAACGGCAATGAAATCTACAGAAGATGATAAGAAGATGAAATCAGAAGAAGTGAATAGAAGTGTGTATGAAGGTGGCCATTATATTTGAAATCAACGGCTAGAAAATCTGTCCGTTGGATTTAAGATAATCAATCTCATTACAATATTCGGCTTGCGTAATAGGAATTGTATGAATTTACTTTTTCCAGAGTAAAACTTGCTAAGTTCAAGTTTATTATGCTTTATAGTCATGTGTATATTTCATCAAAATCTGTATTCTGATCTTAAATAGTTATTTTTTAATCTGGAAAAAAGGGTGGCGCTTTTTAAGGGTCTTTGTACAGCAACGGTCACCTTTGAGGTTTTTGACACGTGTCATGTACGCGTTTCTACGAATATTGCTCATAAAGAATGCGTAATAAATGATTGAGATCATAAAAATAGTAATATGTATTATTTCCTATTTCCCTTATTTCCAAATAACAGAAATAATTTTTGTGAAATTAAATAGTCTTCTACTTTTtatttctataaatatttttatctatTAAAATTATGATATGTGTCATCTTTCCACCATTCAATTtgattttatttgatatatttctAATATACTCTTAAtaagataattaaaaaaaatatgaaatgacGACACTTATCATAATTTTAATGGGTAGAAATGTTTGTAGGCATAAAAAATAGGACCgtaggaaattaaatatttctattatttgttattagTTATCTTTAACAAAATTGTAATAATCACTTCttgttataaaattataaattaattat containing:
- the LOC111902543 gene encoding G2/mitotic-specific cyclin-2 → MEINSVENNPALMKPANKQGKKDVMGGGKFGTEVVHNRRVLGVINQNLGGAGVAGGGCRGGAQPHPCVANKRASSQKLAANIANKKQCFPEEIKSNPSNDDFGVWEDQPVPMFLETSETTSYQRDHHMEEVEMEDIFEESVVDIDICDNENELAVVEYVEDLYAHYRRMENCSLVSPDYMTQQFDINEKMRAILIDWLVEVHHKFDLQHETLFLTVNLIDRFLAKQSVIRKNLQLVGLVAMLLACKYEEVSVPVIDDLVFISDKAYSRSQILETEKLMLNTLEFNMSVPTAYVFMKRFLKAAQSDSKLEQLSFFLIELCLVEYEMLKFPPSFMAAASIYTAQCSLYGVNQWSKTCQWHTNYTEDQLLECSRMIVGYHQKAGVGRLTGVYRKYNTSKFGYAAKNESAKIHV